A window of Rhodothermales bacterium genomic DNA:
GCTGTTCGTGGCTTGTTCGCTTCGGGTTTTGGCAGGATGCACTGGATGCGTTTCGAAGGCCACGCGTTTGATGTTCACCAGATGAAGGGGAGATATGTTGTCGCTGGTGATGGATCCACCCAGCGTGCCCGGCCCCAACGTCATGGCCGGAAACAGATCCGTCGTGTAGCCCACGGATCCGAGGGCTGCCACGGAATTGACCACGATCCGCATGGCTGGCTTTTCGAGGGCAAAGGCCTCGATTACGTTGTCTGACGTGGCATGCATCCCCAGCGTATGGCCGATTCCTCCGAACGCCAGGATGTCCTTGCATCGCTGGCACCCTTGCTGCCATCCGTCCACCCTGTACAGGGTCAGGATGGGCGACAGGGTTTCCATGGAAAGGGGTTCGCCGGGACCAACCTCGTCCACCTCCGCAATCAGGGCACGTGTTTTCGAGGGTACTTCAAATCCCGCCCGTTGTGCAATGATGACGGGCGACTGCCCGACTTGCTCCACGTTGAGATGGCCGTCAACCCGGACGAACGTCCGCAGCAGATCCTTCTCCGTTGGTGATAGCACGTAGGCACCCTGGCTGCGCAGCGCCGCGAGCATGGGCGCGTACACCGGGGAGTCGGCCACGATGGATCGCTCGGTGGAACACAGCGTGCCCCAGTCGAAGGATGCTCCGTACACGATATCGCGTGCAGCCTTTTCCAGGTCCGCGGATCGGTCCACATAGACCGGGACGTTGCCCGATCCGACGCCATACGCGGGTTTTCCCTTGGAATAGGCGGCTTTCACCATGGCCGATCCGCCGGTCGCCAGGATGAGATCCACATCGGGATCTTCCAGCAAGGCATTGGTCCCCTCCAGGGACAGGTCCGTCAGGCAGCCGAACAATCCTTCGGGAGCGCCGGCACGGTACGCCGCCTGGGCGACAATCCGGAGGGCCTCCGCGGTGGAGGCGGTTGCGCGCGGATGCGGGCTCATGACGAGGCCGCACCGTGCCTTGGCGGCAATGATGGCCTTGTACATGGCCGTGGACGTGGGGTTGGTGGACGGGATGAGGGCCGCCACCACGCCCATGGGCGAGGCGACTTCCCATACCGTCGTTCCTCGCGAAATGATGCCACACGTCTTCATGTCTCCCATCCGCTCCAGGAGCGTCCGGGTGGCGAACAGGTTTTTCGCGGTCTTGCTGTCCACGCGCCCGAAACCCGTCTCTTCGTGCGCCATCCGGGCCAATGGTTCTGCGGCCTTTTCACCCGCGCGAGCCATTTCACGGACAATCCGGTCGACGGCATCCTGCGAGAACGTGTGGAAGCTTTCGAAGGCTGCCCGGGATGCCCGGACAAGCGTTCGGGCTTGCTGGATGGATTTCAGGTCATTGTCCATTGCCGCAATATGCGGCACGGCGTGCAAAAAGTCGAAATCCCTACGTATTGGATTGTGACAAACGCCTTCTTTTCATGCCCGAGTCCCAGGAACACATCGACGAGTACCTGCTCGCCGCCTTTTTGGCCGGTGACCTGCCCCAGCGGCTCAGGGAAGAAATATCCGCCTATCTGGTGACCAACGACCGGGCACGCGACCTGCTGGCCATGGCCGGGGATGCGCTGTACGCTGCGGACGGGGGGGACGGAGCCCGGTCTGCCCCGGCCCGGAAATTACGACCGGCCCGCCTGGATATTTCCGGAATGATGACGGCAGAATCGGCATCCCGGCGCTTTGCGAAGTCCGATGAAAGTCTCTGGAAGACCATCATAGTCGTGGCGAGCACCGTGTTGTTGTTGACGGTTGCTGTCGCCTGGCACATCTCAATTGATTTTCGGGGCATGGGTGGTGCGGTCCTGGACACGGAGTGGGTCCCCAGCCTGGCAGAAAACCGGTTCGTACTCGCATGGGAAGAAGTGGACGGAGCCCGATCGTACCGCATCATCCTGCACGACGACGTGCAGGACATGCCGCATGCGGTCGGACTTACGATCGCGACCACATTCGATGCGTCCCTTTCTGAAGCCTGGCCGGGGAGAGCAGCCGGGGCAGAGGCTGGGCACGTCGGGAACGCTGGAACCCATACGTTGTGGATTGAAGCGCTCGATCCGGATGGCAACGTCCTGCGACGCTCCGCCGCCATCCCGGTCAGCCATCCGTAGCATCGATGCCGATCCGGCCCGTGTGCCGCGCGTTGCGTTGGAACGTAGGCCATTTTTCCCGTGCCAGTCCGACCGATCCGGTTTCGAACGAGAACAGGGCACCGTTGTCGCCGGCTACCAGCAGTTCACCGCTCCGTGTAATGGTCAATGGACCGTCGGACTGTGTATTCAGGTGGTAGGTCCAGTACGGCGTATTGTTCGGGTTGATGGCATACAGGGTCTTGGCGCCGACGAAGTAGACAATCCCGTTTGAATCGATGGTCGGGGTGCCCACGTTCTCGGCCACGAACACCCAACGCAGGCGCGGTGTGAAGGCGTCGGCGTCTTCATTGAGCGCGATCAAACCGGTGCTCGTGCCTACGTAGATGGTGCCGTCGGGACCGACCACGGGTCCGGAACGCAGCGGCCCGGTCAAGGGGTAGCTCCACAGGACGGAGCCGTCCTCGCCGGCTACGGCGTACAACTGTCCATCGTTGGAAACGGCATAGACAATGTTGGCCGTCGTGGTCCGGGTGTCGCCGGTCGGGAGATTGATGGTGATGTCCTTTTCGATCAGGGCCATACCCACCATGACGGACCCGATGTTCTGCTGGGTCTTCCAGAGCAATTGTCCGGCCGGATCGAGGGCGTACAGGAAGCCGTCCGTGGAGGCCACGATGATGGTCCGGTCCCGGGCAATCACCGGCGGTACCACAATGGCGGCATCGGATACCTTCTTGGGCCAGCGTCCACCGATCGACAGGCCGTCGAACGAGCTGACGGCATGGACGCGTCCATCACTGTCTCCGAAGTAGATGACCCCGTCCACGCCGAGCGTCGGACTGGAACGGAGCAGGGAGCCGGAATTGTACGCGGTGGACCATCCCCAGAGGCGTTCGCCCTGGTTGGTCAGGCCATACAGGCGCCCGTCCTCGCTGACGACGAAGATGTCTTCATTGTTGCCCACCATGGGGGATGACCGGATGGGACCCTTGGTTGGGAATTTCCACTTGAGTGCGCCATCGACGGTGAAACTGTACAGGGTGTCCGAGGACGTTCCTACATAAATGTCGTTGTTGAAGCCGATGCCCGGGGCACCGTCGATCTCACCATTGAATCCGAAGGCACGCCACTTCAGGCTGCCCGGACGCAACTCGCCTCCGGTTTCGAGTTCGGTCTTCTCGACCGTGACCGATTCCGAAATCCGGAACACATTGATACCGGAGTAGGCCTTGACCTCGAGGACGTGTTTGCCGAGCGGAAGCTCAATGGTATCCCAGTCGAAGATGAACGTATTCCCACCAATGGACTCCGAGATGGATGCCATGGCGACGCCGTTCACCAGCAGGTCGACCCGCGTGACGAAAGGCTCTCCGGGGTCGGTCCGGGCCACGACCCGCGTGATGCCGTTGACTTCCTGGTCGGTTTCAGGGTCCACGATGGTCATCCGGGGTCCCGGACCGTCACTCTGGTTCTGGACCGTCACCAGGACCGGCGCACTGATGCCACGGGCCTGGAACTTGTCGAAAGCCACGGCTTCAATCCGGTAGAGCCCATCGGGGTAATCCAGTGAATTGAAACGAAAATTGAACAGGGCCCCATCGAATACGGCCTCGCCCGCGCGCTGACCATTGATGTTGATATTGATGAAGGAGACGAAGTTGTCGTCCCCGAGCGCCTCGGCGCTGATCTGGACGAGCACATTCCGGCCCGATACGGTAGCCTCATCGAAGGGGCGCAGGATTTCCAGGCGGGGAGCACGCTCGTCGATGGCCGTCCCGAATATGTCGCAGCCGGAGCCGAGGACAGCAATGGCCATCAAAACGGCGACCAGGGCGCGTCGCTCATTCGTCAGGATGTGGGATAGGGAGGTCATACCGTAGTCAATGTTGTCGTGTGTATCCGGGGGTCTATCAAGGATCGGACCAAAAACCGGAAACAGGAGGCGTAACGCAAAAAAAAGTGTGGAAGCGGTTTACAAACCCCGGATAACGGCGATACCGGATTCGAGTCGGGCTCCGAAACCCGTTCCATTTTGGGCTGCACGTCTCAAAACGGGATTGGAAACGAAGTCCGATTCGATACACAACATTCGAATCCAGCCGATCCGGGGCGGTTTTGCAGACATGGCACGGCTTTTGGTATCGTGTTTTTCCGCCGCCTGGTGATCCACTGTCATCAGGCCCTTAAACCTGCCCCGTTCGACATGAACGCAACATCAAACGTATCGACCGTGAGCTTCGCGCCCAAACATCTGTCTGGCATCGACGTCGTCGATGGTGCCTGGGGCGGACTGTATCGCGGCGGTTCGTACCTCGTGTACGGGCGGGCCGCAAGCGGTCGTGGATTGCTCACACTGACGTTCGCCCACACTGGAGCCCAGCTCGGTGAGCCTGTACTCTTTGTCTCTCCGGACCGCCACAAGGATCTCATGATCCAGGCCGCGTCCATCGGGTTCAATCTCCGCGAGTCCTATGAGACCGGCATTGTCCGACTCATGCGGGTGCCTCCGCTCATGAATCTGCAGAACATGGGCGACGACGGTGTGGCCGGTGCCCTCTGGGATCTGGTCAATCTCATCCGCCAGCATCGGCCAACACGACTCATCATGAACGACTTCATGCCGTTCGTGGCGTTTCGGTCATTCGACCGGTTCAGGAATGAGTTCATCCAGTTCCTCGAGCAGATCGATTCGCTGGAGACCACAATGATGTTGGTCATGCCCGAGCCGGCCAATCAACAGTCCAAGCGGGTTATTGAATTCATGGCCAGTCAGATGACGGGTTCCATGCACATTGAACTGGCGGATGACAATCCGACCACCACCAAGCGGCGTATTACCCTCATTCCGCACATCGGGCACATCAAGCGTCAGGTTGTGGATTACTGGGACCTGGAAGATCTCATCCAGGCGGCCAATCAGGCCCAGCCCGCGACACAGGCTCCGGCCCCGGTCGCACCCCGGCCCGAGGATGCCCTCCCGGCTTGGAGCGATGAGTCCTCGGCCGACCTTTCGCATACTCCCGATTCATGGACACCGAATCCGTCGGCACCCTCGACGCTTCCGGGGACCACGCCGACAACCGTTCCGTCCCCGTTCGCGCCGCCCCCGTCCCCGTTCGCGCCTCCTTCGCAGTCGGCCCCCATGCCGCCGGCCCAGGTGCAGCCGCCCGTGCAGCAGGCTCCGCCCGTCCAGGTGCAGCCGCCCGTGCAGCAGGCTCCGCCACCCGCGGTTCCGGACGCGGAGACCGAACACACCTATTCCGACCGCAGCGCGTTCACACAGCGCCTGCAAGGCTATTTCGCGGCCCGCTCCACCGGTGCCGATCCGTTCCTTCTCCTCGCACTCCGCATGGATCGACCCGAGAAGAAGGCGGCCCGTCCCTTTGACTTCGATTTCCTGATGGACCTGGTCCGTGAGGAATTGCGACGGGGCGACGACATGCTGGTCGACGCCGAATCGGAGCGCCTCATCATCCTGCTGGGCAACAGCCGGTCCGAGCAGGCCCAGCGCTTCTTCGCCCGATTGAAGGACCGACTGCGCAAGGAGTCGCCCGTCCAGGCCGACCACCTGCTGCACGCCGTCAGTGCCATCGTGGTACCGGACGGTACGCCGTTCGACACGGCCGAGGAATTTCTCAATTACGCACTCGACGAGGCGTAGCCTGCCCATGAACCGCATTTTCCGCATAACCATCCTGGGATTCTTCCTGTTGCTCGTGGCGCTTCCGTCACAGGCGCAGGATCTGGTCATGCAGGAACGGGCGTCAGCGCTCATTGAGGAGAGCCGGTACAGCGAGGCCATCGTCCTGCTGAATTCGGTCATCACGCCGACCACCCGCGATGCCCGGCTGTATCTGCTCCGGGCAGAAGCCCATGAAGGTCGCGGCGATCTGGCCAGTGCGTCCCGCGATTTTGAAAAGGCACTTGAGCTGAATCCGGGTTCCGTTGAGGCCCGTGACGGATTCCGACGCGTACAGCAACGCCAGAGCGGATCGGCCGAATCCGGGAATTCCAGCCTGGAGAGCCTCCGGCGCCTGGTTGAGCTGAATCCGGACAACCTGTCGTATCGCATCCGCCTGGCGGATGCCTTGTTCGAGTCGCGCCGTTTCCGGGAAGCCGCCACGCAGTATGGCGAATACCTGGATCGTACGCAGGGTACGCCGGATATCGTCCAGAGCTACCTGATCGCGATCGCCGGTTATGAAGGCGACAATGATCTCGGCGAGCGCGTGGCCGAGAAGTACACGAAGATGTACAGCAACAACGACGATCTCTGGATGCGTCTGGGCTACTTTCGCCTGTGGCAGTCCAAGAACAAGTTGGCGCAGGATGCCTGCGATCAGGCACTGAAATTGAACCCGAACAACCGGGAAGCCAAGGAGTGTCTGGGCAATGCCCAGGATCCCGGTCTGGCATCGGGTGCGCAGTCCCAGTATCCGATCGATGTGCTGTTCCGCGAACTGCAGGCCGACCCGGGCAACGACAGCAAGCGATTCCAGCTCGTGGACCTCCTGGTCGACGCCGGCCGCTACTTCGAAGCCCGTCAGCAGTTGGACCGGCTTGCCAATCCGCATCGGTCGACCGACATGTGGCAGGAGCGCTCGCGCCTGGTAGAGAACCGGATGCAGACGGAGCCTGCTCGTCAGGGACCGTCCACCTTCATCGTGGATGTGTTGCAGCGTCGGTTGGAGCGCAACCCCGACAACGACGAAGACCGATTCCAGCTGGCCGAAGCATTCATCAAGTACAATCGGTACTTCGAGGCCTACGACCAATTGGTCATACTGGAACCCCGACATGGCCAAGACCAGCGCTGGCTGGCCCTGTTCATGCAGGCGGACCAGGGTCTCCTGGACGTGAACGGCAATTCCCCGATCTATCCGATTGACCGGTATACCTATCGTTTGCGGTTCAACCCGACCGACATGCAGCTGCGCTACAACCTGGTGGATGAACTGGTTGCGGCCGAGCGGTTTGCGGAGGCGTACGATGTCCTGATCGATCCGCGCTATTCCAATCCGGCCGATCCGGGTTATCAGGGCCGGTTCGCGTCCATTGAGCGGACGCGTCAGGCCATTGCCC
This region includes:
- a CDS encoding aldehyde dehydrogenase family protein encodes the protein MPHIAAMDNDLKSIQQARTLVRASRAAFESFHTFSQDAVDRIVREMARAGEKAAEPLARMAHEETGFGRVDSKTAKNLFATRTLLERMGDMKTCGIISRGTTVWEVASPMGVVAALIPSTNPTSTAMYKAIIAAKARCGLVMSPHPRATASTAEALRIVAQAAYRAGAPEGLFGCLTDLSLEGTNALLEDPDVDLILATGGSAMVKAAYSKGKPAYGVGSGNVPVYVDRSADLEKAARDIVYGASFDWGTLCSTERSIVADSPVYAPMLAALRSQGAYVLSPTEKDLLRTFVRVDGHLNVEQVGQSPVIIAQRAGFEVPSKTRALIAEVDEVGPGEPLSMETLSPILTLYRVDGWQQGCQRCKDILAFGGIGHTLGMHATSDNVIEAFALEKPAMRIVVNSVAALGSVGYTTDLFPAMTLGPGTLGGSITSDNISPLHLVNIKRVAFETHPVHPAKTRSEQATNSARPAKSTHPAISAPSPSRPWMEEIEARLRERAGSRPVAPATATKPAPAPATATKTESTPAATPLPLTPDRIAELVARFKKV
- a CDS encoding PQQ-binding-like beta-propeller repeat protein — encoded protein: MTSLSHILTNERRALVAVLMAIAVLGSGCDIFGTAIDERAPRLEILRPFDEATVSGRNVLVQISAEALGDDNFVSFINININGQRAGEAVFDGALFNFRFNSLDYPDGLYRIEAVAFDKFQARGISAPVLVTVQNQSDGPGPRMTIVDPETDQEVNGITRVVARTDPGEPFVTRVDLLVNGVAMASISESIGGNTFIFDWDTIELPLGKHVLEVKAYSGINVFRISESVTVEKTELETGGELRPGSLKWRAFGFNGEIDGAPGIGFNNDIYVGTSSDTLYSFTVDGALKWKFPTKGPIRSSPMVGNNEDIFVVSEDGRLYGLTNQGERLWGWSTAYNSGSLLRSSPTLGVDGVIYFGDSDGRVHAVSSFDGLSIGGRWPKKVSDAAIVVPPVIARDRTIIVASTDGFLYALDPAGQLLWKTQQNIGSVMVGMALIEKDITINLPTGDTRTTTANIVYAVSNDGQLYAVAGEDGSVLWSYPLTGPLRSGPVVGPDGTIYVGTSTGLIALNEDADAFTPRLRWVFVAENVGTPTIDSNGIVYFVGAKTLYAINPNNTPYWTYHLNTQSDGPLTITRSGELLVAGDNGALFSFETGSVGLAREKWPTFQRNARHTGRIGIDATDG
- a CDS encoding RAD55 family ATPase — encoded protein: MNATSNVSTVSFAPKHLSGIDVVDGAWGGLYRGGSYLVYGRAASGRGLLTLTFAHTGAQLGEPVLFVSPDRHKDLMIQAASIGFNLRESYETGIVRLMRVPPLMNLQNMGDDGVAGALWDLVNLIRQHRPTRLIMNDFMPFVAFRSFDRFRNEFIQFLEQIDSLETTMMLVMPEPANQQSKRVIEFMASQMTGSMHIELADDNPTTTKRRITLIPHIGHIKRQVVDYWDLEDLIQAANQAQPATQAPAPVAPRPEDALPAWSDESSADLSHTPDSWTPNPSAPSTLPGTTPTTVPSPFAPPPSPFAPPSQSAPMPPAQVQPPVQQAPPVQVQPPVQQAPPPAVPDAETEHTYSDRSAFTQRLQGYFAARSTGADPFLLLALRMDRPEKKAARPFDFDFLMDLVREELRRGDDMLVDAESERLIILLGNSRSEQAQRFFARLKDRLRKESPVQADHLLHAVSAIVVPDGTPFDTAEEFLNYALDEA